In a genomic window of Taeniopygia guttata chromosome 11, bTaeGut7.mat, whole genome shotgun sequence:
- the OSGIN1 gene encoding oxidative stress-induced growth inhibitor 1, giving the protein MLPDGKMYPLVTRPSNRSGLKTLPVVIIGNGPSGICLSYFLSGYTPYFKRHALHPNPILQRKLEEAPEVSVLDQDLEYLSEGLEGRSHSPVALLFDTLQRPDTDFGGTAESVLTWWHEPDRAIPHLVLGRNAPGGAWHSIEGSMVTLSRGEWMGLPDVPFKEWLKQKRRGLKNNRATAEDIAQYYQHYVMKKGLQKNFRCGTVVTSVRKVSAESISSHTQKDLQEDSDSLWNSNERSAEVFQVDGFFKSVEGDKEPFSIYAENVVLATGTYDNPTWLGVKGENLSYVHHQLSALEEAVKSNSVGIMTDPVLIVGAGLTAADAILFAHHCNIPVIHVFRRRVTDPGLIFNQLPKTMYPEYHKVHQMMKEQTAACAGPYERYISLPEHHVLSFGKDKKCIFQDKNGCQKAYKISMALVLTGSNPNLSFLPNDGIDLALDSDQPVNSKRNPIDVDPFTYECTQEKGLYALGPLAGDNFVRFVQGGALAVASSLLKKANKNPP; this is encoded by the exons GGAATGGACCTTCAGGAATCTGTCTCTCATATTTCCTGTCAGGTTACACCCCTTACTTCAAAAGACACGCTCTTCACCCTAATCCTATTCTTCAGAGAAAACTGGAAGAGGCACCAGAAGTCTCTGTTTTGGACCAG GATCTGGAGTATCTGTCTGAAGGCTTGGAGGGACGGTCCCACAGCCCTGTGGCTCTTCTGTTTGATACTCTGCAGCGCCCAGACACAGACTTTGGTGGGACAGCAGAATCTGTGCTCACCTGGTGGCACGAGCCTGACAGAGCCATCCCCCACCTGGTCCTTGGCAGAAACGCTCCTGGAGGGGCCTGGCAC TCTATAGAGGGCTCTATGGTTACCCTGAGCAGAGGGGAATGGATGGGACTCCCAGACGTCCCTTTCAAAGAATGGTTGAAGCAAAAGAGAAG AGGCCTCAAAAACAATAGAGCCACAGCAGAGGACATTGCTCAATATTACCAACACTATGTGATGAAGAAAGGACTGCAGAAGAATTTCAGATGTGGCACTGTTGTAACCTCTGTGAGGAAAGTGAGTGCAGAGAGCATCTCCAGCCACACCCAGAAAGATCTTCAGGAGGATAGTGACTCACTCTGGAACTCAAATGAAAGAAGTGCAGAGGTCTTTCAGGTGGATGGATTTTTCAAAAGTGTGGAAGGTGATAAAGAGCCCTTCTCCATCTATGCAGAGAATGTGGTCTTGGCTACAGGAACGTACGACAATCCTACCTGGCTCGGGGTCAAGGGAGAAAACCTTTCCTATGTGCACCACCAGCTGTCTGCCCTAGAAGAAGCAGTGAAGAGCAACAGTGTTGGCATCATGACAGATCCAGTCTTGATTGTAGGTGCTGGTCTGACAGCTGCTGATGCAATTCTCTTCGCTCACCACTGCAATATTCCAGTAATCCACGTTTTTCGGAGACGAGTCACTGATCCGGGCCTTATTTTTAACCAGCTCCCCAAAACGATGTACCCTGAATACCACAAAGTCCATCAGATGATGAAAGAACAgacagctgcctgtgctgggcccTATGAGCGCTACATCAGCCTCCCTGAGCATCACGTGCTCTCCTTTGGCAAGGACAAGAAATGCATCTTTCAAGACAAGAACGGCTGTCAGAAAGCTTATAAGATTTCCATGGCTCTTGTTCTAACTGGCTCAAACCCCAACCTCTCCTTTCTGCCGAATGATGGCATTGACTTGGCATTGGACAGTGACCAGCCAGTCAATTCAAAGAGGAATCCCATAGATGTTGATCCATTCACCTATGAATGCACTCAGGAGAAAGGGCTCTATGCTCTGGGACCTCTAGCAGGAGATAACTTTGTACGCTTTGTGCAGGGAGGGGCTCTGGCTGTTGCCAGCTCTCTGTTAAAGAAAGCCAACAAAAATCCCCCCTAA